The Anoplolepis gracilipes chromosome 7, ASM4749672v1, whole genome shotgun sequence genome segment tttttgaaagtaaattaatttttatattgaagacATATTTAAGACATTTGGTGTCGTTCGATTATTCGGACATATCTAAATACAGATAAGAGAGACTGCTCGGATTCGGCGCAACGGAAGGAATTCGATCCAAAAAATCGGGTGAAAAAACGAACACATCAGTCGATAATATTAATGCGTTTtgccatatacatatatatatatatatatatatatatatatatatatatatatatatatatatcgatctcGCCGGCGAGCGAGTGAGTCATATCTCGCAGGAGCGAGATCGTTCAGGGCGTATAAATTCGCGATTGATTTTCAGGACGCGTTTCTTCCCACACTTGAATGTACCGTTGCTCCAACAGCAATGGAGGAACGGGAACGTCTCCTCGACGACGAGGACGCTCTCGCAATCGAGGGTCCTCGAAACGCTCACCTTTGGTCGAGCTCCTCTGGACGTAGAGCGAGCTGACTTGCGAGTCGCCTAAGAACTTGCGTATACAGTCCTGGTTATAGCGCTCGTCGAGCGCCAGGTTGAACGCGGGTGGCACCGCATCCTCGTCCGGTAGCAACACGGTAACCGCCTTGCGCAGATAATTGACGAACGTCGGGAATTCGACGATCGCGACGTTCTGCGACTCCGGGGACGGTTCCCCGGAGCCGTCCAAGGAATCGCCCATGCCCCGGGCCGGATATCACTACGTGTCGCCGAGCTACTTCACCGAGGTTGGCGGTCTCGGGGTGAGCGTGTATTAATCGACCGCGGGAGATCGACTGatcccccccctccccttctGCTCAGGAATCAACTGTCAAGCGACTACCAGCGGATACGCGATACGCGATCACCCACTGGCTATCAGCTATCACGAGCCGTGGACATGAACTAAGTAATTTGCGAAAGGTGACGTTTATCCAAAGTCCACGACTGTATTTGGCCTAGTTTACATCGATATACTTCGATACGCGTACTAAGTATTACTGGCCAATCACAGCCATTACATTCTTTAGGGGAATGATTATGATTGGCCAGCGTAGTGTTTAATATGCGTACTaaggccgggtctacaatagatgtagtAAGCTTTAAgctgtaagaaattaaccaattacaattgactttagagaagaataatgaatatgattggtaCATTTattaaggcttactacatctattgtagacccggccttACACGAGTAGAATTTTTGAACGCGGGATTACAAGCAATTTTCGACGTGTATTCATCAGTAAagtcattttttgttttgtttttcttcttattattacGGTGTCATCATGatttataaaaggaaaaacaattttttttcctcaattGTTCgagattatttgaaaatattcggGGTTGTCTCCCGaaacatatacaaaatacCTTTATCGAATGAAGAAACGTaggtatatgtacatatatatgacacGCATATTGATGATTAGTTATATTGTGGCAGTAGATTGTTGAGCGCGGATGTTTTTGTAtcgttttcgaaatattttttaaattaaattctcggAATAGaccgaataaatttttaaaagaagaagaaaaagttgAATTCTTGATCAACTcaatcttcttttatttattcattataaattgtgcagaagaagaagaagaagaagaaaaaaaaaatcgagctTCCTCTACTTGACAACCTTTTGTCAGCGTTGCTGATTTTGCGTTCGTAATAAGAAAGGTAGaataaaaatctgtaattgcaaattttaataatttaacttaaagTCCAAATTGCACATTGTTATTGAGTTTTTAAGACACTTTATAGCacaactatttattatatattatcgcaAATACGTTTCgttgcataataattaataccgAATACGTTTTGATTTCTAATAACGTGTGTTTTTTATAGCAAATTTTAACTCGTATAACAGGATGGAGACCAAATTGGCATCAAACAAGACCGAATTTATTCCGAGAGCTTATCAAATAGACCTCTTTGAAAAACTGGTACAAGATAACACCATCCTATATTTGTCAACTGGTGCAGGCAAAACATATATAGCTGTTATGCTCCTGAACCATTTAAGCACTGATATACGCAAGTATGTATTTTGGtatagaaatttctttttctaatcttttaaaaatatctatatttattcttttaattgtataaattgattgcatatatttgtttgGAATATGAGtggaaatataaaagtttcttttatattatatttaggcCTTATAGTCAAGATGGAAAGCATACTATATTTGCTGTAAATACAGTAGCATTGGTGCTCCAGCATtcggaatatataaaaagagttaCAGATTTAACTTGTAAAGGTTAAAAAGATAGAAAGCAGAGATATGCAAGTAGACTATTGGCAGGAGGAACAATGGTTGAAATAGAAACAAACCAAGTGctagatttatattatctataattttaattttattataaaacaatagttgttagaataatattataactgaTTTAGGTTTGGTAATGACTTCACAAATTATTCTGGATCTACTTTCGCATGGATATATGAAAttagaaaaagtaaatttaatcatatttgatGAATGCCACAGAGCTGTATCCAATCATCTTATGAGACAGATTATGCAACGATTTGAAGACTGTCCTAAAGATAAACAACCACGTGTCTCAGTTATGTCGGCAACGCCGAAAATAACTAATTGAATGCCAATATAAAATTGGgcaaaattgaatttacaatCAAGGTAAAcagagaattataatattattgtataattattctattattatcagTAACCTTGTACAATCTTCAGaaagtttaaaattgtttatatcttACAGTCTTTAGAGATAACATTccaataagttttaaaatattaatgattctaTATTCTATGTGAATAAACATGCCATTcagaaaagtaaattttaatcataattctAATCAAATCACATTTACCAAATCATTGCAGTATTTTCTTAAACTTTCTAGCTGTTAACTCTATATCTGTTATAATAGCCGTTAGTTTAGCAGATTTTGCTTTAGGCTGCATTTCCTTACTGGATTCTTGATACAAGTCGtctagatttaaatttatatgtttcaaTGTTTCTTCAACTGTCTTTACTATTTGAGTAACTTTATCAATTACTTGAGAAGTTTgttctttcatatatatgaCAATACTTTCCTTTGAATTTGTACATGTTCCTTTGATATAGTCTGGTGATTCTACAGTTGCaatctttaataaagattGTTACTGTCATACTAACATTTGATaatcaaaagagagagaaagaaataatttatataatgtttaataatgaaatatatattgtgtgtgtcgcgtgtatatgtgtgataatataattttatttatttgaattaaacgGAGAAAGAAAGCATTTCTTAAAATGATAaacgtaacaaataaaaaaaaaatcaataaatcacgcgtttttattactttcagAGTTTGGTGGGACAAAGTGAACTACGCAAGCTGCCTACTGACAGTGGTATTTCAAGGGATCTCTACGCAAATGAAATCGAACCATATGTTGTGAAAAGAAATGATGGAACTGTGGAAAGttgtataatagaaatatctgCGATCagtatagtaaatatatgtattgcaGTAGTCTAGTGAAAACCAAGTTTGTTCATCTGGTGCCCATTTGGAAATTAGATAAAGACGAGACTTGAATTGTATAAGGTATTTTTCGACATCTGCTttatacacacgcacgcacgcacgcacgcacgcacgcacgcacgcacgcacgcacgcacgcacgcacgcacgcacgcacgcacgcacgcacgcacgcacgcacgcacgcacgcacgcacacacacacacacaatatatatatatatatatatatatattatattcttcattGAGATTCtcgttacatatatataaatatatttatatatttattgtataaatttgataGGTTTCCCTTAAACTACCAATCGTATCGCCACTGAAAACCGAAGTTCACGGCGATTATATGAAAAGTTTAGATAGCGCTAAACGATCCGCCGCTATGAAGATCTGCATAAACTTGCACAAACTAGGTGCATTGACGGACAAGCTATTACCTGCAACTGGAAGCACAGtcttacaaaatttgaattactACTACCCAAACTGGATAGACGAAGACAATTATTTGCATGGGacatataagaaaaaacgAGGGCTAGAGgcaagtatattatatacgataaaatGAGATTAcacaagttttatttaataaaaggtaattaatataacatatagaaattatgaaaGAGCTTTACATTAGTCACTCCAACTTATAGAGGATCAGCAAATGTTTATATAGTTATGCGAGTGTGTGATGATCTTACCGAATCGTGGTTCCCTAATGACGATTTCGACACATTCACGCACTATTATAAAGAGAAACACGGCTTAACCATAGAAAATCTACAACAATCGATGCTAGAAGTAAAACCGATACCGATCAAGATTGATTACATAAAACTAAGGTAAAATAAGCGAATTTACGCTGTTTGCATATTTAACTGACTTGACACAACTTGTAGGAGGTCGCACAATGGATCgaccaaaaataaagaagCGGTGGAAGATCTTCAGGAACACTTGATACCAGAACTATGTTGGAAGATAAACTTTCCGGCTCTGTACTGGTTAAAAGCATTGCCTTCCATTCTTCACAGAATTTCTCAACTTTTGGTCGCGAAAGGCTTGAGAGTAACTATCGCAAGTGAAGCTAAATTAGGATCTTTAACGTTAGAAAAATTGCCTCGTTTAACATCAGAAAAAGATAACGTGAAATTGATAGAGGAGAAATTTAGTAATGAATCGGACGTCATGATGGACGATGTAGTCGAAAAAACGCAATCGGATCTAaactatatgtatgaattaaatggtatgtaaataatagagataatgcattatctatatacattctagaatatttattatgtagatacaaaaattctatataagtttttataatattgaaattatagattataatccCTCGAATGACAAAGAACCTCAGGATTTATATCGTAATATGGAACAAGTTCAAATGCtcgatattcaatattataatcagttTATATCCGCAAATCATGATGATAACATTCAGGTAAGTCACATACAGCGATACGTTTTGCGATAACATACGTctttcaaataacatttacattaaataaaaaagtacgtACAAGGGTCACATCAATCGCCGCACTGTGCGAGACCAATGGTATCAGTGCcgtcatttattaatataataatttattaattatataatataatatattatatatataataacatataatataataaatttaataaatttaataaatgacgGCACTGATACCATTGGTTTCGCACAGTGCGGCGATCGATGTGACCCTTGTacgtacttttttatttaatgtaaatgttatttgaaagACGTATGTTATCGCAAAATGTATCGCTGTATGTGACTTACCTGAATGTTATCATGATTTGCGGATATAaactgattataatattgaatatcgaGCATTTGAACTTGTTCCATATTACGATATAAATCCTGAGGTTCTTTGTCATTGGAGGgatt includes the following:
- the LOC140667934 gene encoding endoribonuclease Dicer-like, which translates into the protein MRVCDDLTESWFPNDDFDTFTHYYKEKHGLTIENLQQSMLEVKPIPIKIDYIKLRRSHNGSTKNKEAVEDLQEHLIPELCWKINFPALYWLKALPSILHRISQLLVAKGLRVTIASEAKLGSLTLEKLPRLTSEKDNVKLIEEKFSNESDVMMDDVVEKTQSDLNYMYELNDYNPSNDKEPQDLYRNMEQVQMLDIQYYNQFISANHDDNIQVSHIQRYVLR